Proteins encoded by one window of Pseudonocardia alni:
- a CDS encoding NUDIX hydrolase — MVATATAARELGAWTPRDPGQRALQHALLAFLDARPDDACDRSCVPGHLTASALLLDAGGDHTLLTLHPRVGRWIQLGGHCEPGDDSLRAAALREATEESGIDGLEIDEHPLHVDVHPVTCSLGVPTRHLDVRYLVRAPAGATPRISDESLDLRWWPVDALPADDDTVATMVAAAR; from the coding sequence GTGGTGGCCACGGCGACGGCCGCCCGCGAGCTGGGCGCCTGGACACCGCGCGACCCCGGCCAGCGGGCCCTGCAGCACGCGCTGCTGGCCTTCCTCGACGCGCGCCCCGACGACGCCTGCGACCGCTCGTGCGTGCCCGGGCACCTCACCGCGTCGGCGCTGCTGCTCGACGCGGGCGGGGACCACACGCTGCTGACCCTGCACCCGCGGGTGGGCCGCTGGATCCAGCTGGGCGGGCACTGCGAGCCGGGCGACGACTCGCTGCGCGCCGCGGCGCTGCGCGAGGCCACCGAGGAGTCCGGGATCGACGGCCTGGAGATCGACGAGCACCCGCTGCACGTCGACGTCCACCCCGTCACCTGCTCGCTCGGGGTCCCGACCCGCCACCTGGACGTGCGTTACCTGGTGCGCGCCCCCGCGGGCGCGACGCCGCGGATCAGCGACGAGTCGCTGGACCTGCGGTGGTGGCCGGTGGACGCGCTGCCCGCCGACGACGACACCGTCGCGACGATGGTCGCCGCCGCCCGCTGA